GAAGGGGCCACCACAGCCGCAGCTCTTCTTCTGGATGCGGGGGCGAACGTCAACCGGCCCAACAGGCACGGCAACACACCGCTGTTTGTTGCGGTGTTCAACTCACGCGGCCGCGGGGACCTGATTCGACTGCTCCGCTCAAGGGGCGCAAATCCGCTGTACGTGAACAAAGCTGGGCAGACCCCGCTCGGCCTCGCACGAATCATTGGCAACCACGACGTGGCCCAGTTCTTCTCGGACTTGCCATGAAATCGAGTACGACGACCCCGCGGATTCCAACGTTGCGACAGCATGTCGTTGCGGGATGGCGCCGACGATTTTCGCTCCGACATGAAGGAACGGACGCGCGTTGCGGCCAAAGACCTAAATCCAACCCTCACTCTTGTGCCGCCCTATGCCGATGATTGACGTGTACGCACCGCGAGATATTTTCCCTGCAGGGACCGAGGGCCTGCTGGGCAAGGAACTTACGATGGCAGTTCTCCGTGCCGAGGGTGTGGCAACCCCCGGGCCCTTCCATCTGAACAATACCGCGGCGTTCCTTCACCTCATGGAGCCGGGTCATATTCACACCGCGGCAACCCTCTCCGCCCGCACCGTCCGCGTCCAGGTCATCACGCCGCCTGCGGCGTTAACGCGCGAAGGGCAGAAGCAACTCGTAAAAGAGATCACCGAGATCGTAACCAAGGTCTCCAACGACCCGACCCAATCCAGTCGCACGTGGGTGATTCTCACGGAGGCAGCCGAGGGCGGTTGGGGGCTCTCGGGCACCGCCTTTGGCCGGGAAGAATTCGCGGCGCTCGCAGCCAAGGCGGCTGCGGCACGCGCGAAGTAAGCGCACAATCAGTCTAGGAATCCGAGTCCCTATGGCGTGACTCCGGCCGAGTCCGGCGGCGGACCTCCTGGGCGTTCGGCGGCTTGTGACGCCGAGAGGATTTGAACCTCGGCAAGTTTGGAGCCCAGCCGGTCCATCCTTCTCGGCCGCGCGACAGGTCGACCTCGGGGCGCGCGGGACGAGGAACACAACCAGGCGGTCGCCCGGAGAGGTCGCCCGGGCACTGAGGCCCCAATGAAGGCGAACGAGATAGGTGCGGGGTCGGCCCGCGTTCACGCGATCTGTCCGAGGACCGGATCGAACTCCCAGGTGCCGTTCACCTGGCGGATGCACCGGCTCAGGGCGAAGTCCACGGTGACGGTCGTCGTCTGTCCGGACGAGATCGTGAACTGCCCCGCGATCTTGGCCGTCGCGTTGTCGGGCGGCACCATGAAGGTGACGGACTGGCCCGTCGCCGCGTCCACGCCCGTGGCGCTCACGACGGAAATCCGAATCTGCTCGTAGTGGCCCGGAGCCAACCGCGTGCTGCCGAGCAACTCGGAGACGTTCGTCAACGCGGCCAGATCGACCGTCTTGCTCCCGGAGAACACAGTGACCCAGGAGGCGTTGTCCTTCCCCGATTCATGAATCTGTACGCCCGAGAAGGTCACGTTCACGTGAGACCATGTGCTCATCGGGGCATCCTTGACGGAGACCGCCACGGCGCCCTCGTACAGAAAGTAGTACGCAGCGATTCCGCCGAGCACCACCACGACGACGAGCGCGAGCGCGGCGACGGCGCGAGGCATTCGTTCCTCCTCGGATTCCATCGTGTCGGGGGCACCGATAAACTTTCTGGAACGCTCGTCGAAACGGCCAACCCCCGCACGCGTCGGATGGCGGTTCGCGGCTTTATCCACGGCGCACGCATGGGGGGGCGCATGGCGACGGGCCGGGCCGCCCGCGCGTACGACGCCGGATATGTCGCGATCTACCGGACGGGCGTCCGGTTCAGCGACACCGCCGAGGCGACAACGGCGTTCGTGCGGTTCGTGGACCGCACGCGCCCCCGAGGCCGGGCGCTCGAACTCGGATGCGGCGAAGGCCGGGACGCGATCTTCCTGGCGAAGCGCGGACTCGACGTCGTCGCGATCGACGCATCCGCCGCGGCCTTGTCGAGGGCCCGGGAACGGGCGCGACAGGAAGGCGTCCGCGTCCGCTTTTCCCTCGGGAACATGACCGGCCGCCAGCCGTTCGGGGATGCGTCGTTCGACCTCGTCACCTGCATCGACGCCTTCCACTATGCGATCGAGGCCCGCGACCGGATCCGGCACTTCCGGGAGGCGTACCGGGTGCTGAAGCCGGGCGGCCTGTACTTCTTCTGCAACCACACGGCGCGGTGGCCGCGGACGAGCCCGGGCGAAGGGACCGAGACGATCATCGTCGAGGCGCCCGCCGGCGCGCGAGAGATCCGCATCCCGCGCGTCCCGTACGCGGTCCTCACGAAAGCGGGGTACGCCAGGGCCGTCCGCGGAGCGGGCTTCGTGATCCGGATGGCGCGGCACACGCGCACGTTCCCCATCCGAGACGAGGTCGCGCTCATCGTCGGCGAGAAGCCGCCTCGGCGTAGGCAGGGTCAGACGCCCGCATAGAGCCGGTCCGCGAGTTCGGTCGGCAGGCCCGCCTTCCGGATCTCCGCCGCGACGGCGTCGATGTCGTACGACACCCGTCGCACCTCGAACGTCCGGCGGGTGAGGTCGAGCACGCCCCACGCGGCGCGCGGATCCCCGTCCCGGGGCTGGCCCACGCTCCCCGGGTTCACGACGAGGCCCGAGCGGAACGGGCACGTCATCGGGAGGTGCGTGTGCCCCAAGATCACGAACGGAGCGGCCGCCATCCGGACGATCCACTCGTCCGCGGACCACGGGAAGACGTACTCGTCGTCGTTCCGCGGGCTCCCATGGTACATGGCGACGACGCCCTCCGGCAACGCGGTGCGGGCGCGGTCCTCAAGGTCCTTCAGGTAGCCGACCGACGCGGGCGTGAGGTGGATCCGCGTCCATCGGACCGCGATGGACGCGAGCTCGTTGAACGCGAACACCTCACCGGCGAGGGCCGCACGGTCGTGGTTTCCGCGGATCGCCCGCACCTTCCGCGCGCGCAGGGCCTCCAGGACCTCGTTCGGCCATGGGTTGTATCCGATCAGGTCTCCCGCCACCCAGATGCCTTCCGGGGCGACTCGGTCGACGTCCGCGAGGACCGCCTCGAGAGCCGGCCGGTTCGAATGGACGTCGGATAGGACCGCCAGGCGCATCGAGCGGCCGTAGGGGCTCGGGCTATTTCAGGTTCTCAATCGCGCGCGACCGAGGAACCTACAGGGCCCTTCGTGCGACGGGGTCGGATCGGACTTCTCGGGGAGCCCGCGACACGCTCCATTCGCCTACCCTGGAATTACCCTTAAGTAAGGGTAATTCCATCCATCGCCGATGCAAGTCGGCTGCGGCTTCCGGATCAAGGACGTCGGCGGACACCGATACGTCTACTTCTGGCACTACGAGGACCGAGCGGGTCGGTCGCGGCAGGTGTACGAATACGTCGGACCGTGTCGCGCGGCCTCGACAGCCGATCGTCTTCAGCAGGCGCTCGACCGCTACTACGCGTCGGCCGAGGAAGATCTCCGCCGCCAGCGGGTCCGCGCCCGCGCTTCGATCGCCCGCCTCGGGGCCTGACCAATTTCGCCGCACAGACCCCGGTTCGCGTCCATCCCCAGTGCGGTGCTCGAATGCACATCTTTAAGCCATCCGGCCCCTCTGGCCTCTCCATCCGACTCCTGGAAGGAATCGGATAGTAGGTAGTGAATGGACGAAGAGAGAGGCGGCAGACGAGGCGGCGGAGGCGGCGGCGGCGGCGGTTACGACCGAGGCCCGCGTACAATGTACGACGCGGTGTGCTCGGACTGCGGCCAAGCCACCCAGGTCCCGTTCAAACCGGACCCGGCCCGACCCGTCTACTGCCGAGATTGTTTCGCAAAGCGCCGGCCGCGACGGTTCTAGATCGAGAACGGCACAGCGTTCGAACCTTTTTCCGTTCGGGCTCCCAACCCGCCGTGCGGCTGGCGCGGAGCTCGTTTTTCCTTCTCCTGTCGAGCGAGGGCCATCTCGGGAAAGCAAAGCCGCGTTCGGGACGCCGCCGGACGAAGCCTCATTCGGATATCGGCCTTCGGCGGGATGGTCGAATGGGGCACCGGCTCCGGAAGTGGAAGGACGACGTGGACCGGCTCAAGACCGAGGTCCTCGCCCTCTACCTGGCTTCCAAGGATTCGCGCACGCCCTGGTACGCGAAGGTCTTGTTGGCGCTCGTCATCGGGTACGCGCTCAGCCCGA
This genomic stretch from Thermoplasmata archaeon harbors:
- a CDS encoding ankyrin repeat domain-containing protein; the protein is MTPLDREGRQPLHYAAMANDSAKVAERLAAGDDANLGDRMGMTPLHLACQEGATTAAALLLDAGANVNRPNRHGNTPLFVAVFNSRGRGDLIRLLRSRGANPLYVNKAGQTPLGLARIIGNHDVAQFFSDLP
- a CDS encoding tautomerase family protein, which codes for MPMIDVYAPRDIFPAGTEGLLGKELTMAVLRAEGVATPGPFHLNNTAAFLHLMEPGHIHTAATLSARTVRVQVITPPAALTREGQKQLVKEITEIVTKVSNDPTQSSRTWVILTEAAEGGWGLSGTAFGREEFAALAAKAAAARAK
- a CDS encoding DUF4382 domain-containing protein — its product is MPRAVAALALVVVVVLGGIAAYYFLYEGAVAVSVKDAPMSTWSHVNVTFSGVQIHESGKDNASWVTVFSGSKTVDLAALTNVSELLGSTRLAPGHYEQIRISVVSATGVDAATGQSVTFMVPPDNATAKIAGQFTISSGQTTTVTVDFALSRCIRQVNGTWEFDPVLGQIA
- a CDS encoding class I SAM-dependent methyltransferase, with protein sequence MATGRAARAYDAGYVAIYRTGVRFSDTAEATTAFVRFVDRTRPRGRALELGCGEGRDAIFLAKRGLDVVAIDASAAALSRARERARQEGVRVRFSLGNMTGRQPFGDASFDLVTCIDAFHYAIEARDRIRHFREAYRVLKPGGLYFFCNHTARWPRTSPGEGTETIIVEAPAGAREIRIPRVPYAVLTKAGYARAVRGAGFVIRMARHTRTFPIRDEVALIVGEKPPRRRQGQTPA
- a CDS encoding metallophosphoesterase family protein → MRLAVLSDVHSNRPALEAVLADVDRVAPEGIWVAGDLIGYNPWPNEVLEALRARKVRAIRGNHDRAALAGEVFAFNELASIAVRWTRIHLTPASVGYLKDLEDRARTALPEGVVAMYHGSPRNDDEYVFPWSADEWIVRMAAAPFVILGHTHLPMTCPFRSGLVVNPGSVGQPRDGDPRAAWGVLDLTRRTFEVRRVSYDIDAVAAEIRKAGLPTELADRLYAGV
- a CDS encoding CxxC-x17-CxxC domain-containing protein, which translates into the protein MYDAVCSDCGQATQVPFKPDPARPVYCRDCFAKRRPRRF